The following coding sequences lie in one Vespa velutina chromosome 24, iVesVel2.1, whole genome shotgun sequence genomic window:
- the LOC124956855 gene encoding tight junction protein ZO-2 isoform X2: MKIFGKLFRNKRRRREISKRKRKVMTKKKIVGKTYNGLHHFPNDDFLFGDSKRISKRARRKRTSGDRGWEIHQVTVTRVPGYGFGIAVSGGRDNPHFTNGDPAIAISDVLKAGPAEGKLQVNDRIISANGVSLEGADYGAAVRVLRDSGSTVLLVVKRRASSNSSTCQGNSAPQTHRLTLTRNNKKDDFGIVLGCRLYVKEVTRENIGVKPGDILTRISGIAADNMSLKEARKLMDQCKDRLSIVITRDSSCCHVQQQVKTDSGEYLSGASYSSQNLYVPPPTRQPLEDKSNLVPRGRSRGPLMDVSLSQLDLPATPTVDPPRPPPPRPEDYYSSRRQMYDEDSITQRTKQPMPDPRFITFQKEGSVGVRLCGGNETGVFVTAVQAGSPASLQGLQPGDKILKVNDMDMKGVTREEAVLFLLSLQEQIDLIVQHRRQEYDQIVASGRGDSFHIKTHFHYEQPEKGEMSFRSGDVFHVVDTLHNGVVGSWQVFRIGRNNQEVQKGIIPNKARAEELATAQFNATKKELSASESRGSFFRRRRSSHRRSKSLGRDHWDDVVFSDSVSKFPAYERVILRHPGFVRPVVLFGPVADLGREKLLKDFPDKFTSPQMESQMEDSGNKNTKSSGIIRLSAIREVMDRGKHALLDITPNAVDRLNYAQFYPIVIFLKAETKQVIKEMRAGIPKSAHKSSKKLLEQCQKLDKIWGHIFSAVITLTTPEAWYRKLRELIDRQQQGSLWMSQTKPEEALSDDFLFPMTSRLSYASSPESDLELSPAPALPGTLGPPIRLKSSSDPSIATQDDTTAPPPYSTNYQQSFEQHKRRSQGGAGDSKYGFSLSGQTSNQSGSPEYLGTSFEPRSPHHSPPDLPPRIDRNIKPTNQTTRGTVRSTQERLINKTDSVLDVGNYINASPHKVNATSSLERTQTKTGSYDSMSSYDSYNNNTNGNSSYAGVNLNTSTNRLGPNVPDDLKSSGMSARAHDPYRFTRSTAQPVATQEPQATRTDYAKYRTTDYKPISIPQNKPGGSYKPIPPPKPKNYRPPQTTLVGDENSGNNSNNGNNGNNGNNAYQHTKSYSIATSHVHNGVENNSNVRRNNSQYYYNIPPPTRHNENNQVNSHHNHSHITPPIHSHSLSHTHPHSSPPVTSHSHSNSAGQINLSSTHNRNNINHNGFNHNNSHGSGSQTYASGNSTHNREPNGLDLAGSREQRGSAFELYRKPVHHYNIRHDLQST; this comes from the exons ATGAAAATTTTTGGCAAATTGTTTCGAAACAAAAGGAGACGACGTGAGATatccaagagaaagagaaaagttatgacgaagaaaaaaattgttgggAAAACGTACAACGGATTGCACCATTTTCCCAatgatgattttttatttggcGACAGTAAAAGGATCTCAAAACGAGCTCGACGGAAACGCACG agcGGAGATAGAGGATGGGAGATACATCAGGTCACCGTTACCAGAGTACCAGGATATGGTTTTGGTATCGCGGTATCTGGTGGTCGTGATAATCCACATTTTACCAATGGTGACCCAGCTATTGCAATCTCCGACGTTTTGAAGGCCGGACCTGCGGAAGGAAAGTTGCA GGTAAACGATCGCATCATTTCCGCAAACGGAGTATCGTTAGAAGGTGCCGATTATGGAGCAGCTGTCCGAGTTCTTCGGGACTCTGGATCGACCGTTTTATTGGTCGTTAAACGGAGAGCTTCGTCGAACTCATCAACTTGCCAAGGCAATTCTGCTCCGCAAACTCATCGACTTACGCTCAcgcgaaataataaaaaagatg ATTTTGGAATTGTATTGGGTTGTCGATTGTACGTAAAAGAAGTTACGCGAGAAAATATTGGAGTTAAACCTGGCGATATATTAACGCGAATAAGCGGTATTGCCGCTGATAATATGAGTCTAAAGGAAGCAAGAAAGTTAATGGATCAATGTAAGGATCGTTTGTCCATCGTTATTACCAGAGATTCTTCGTGTTGTCATGTCCAACAACAAGTTAAAACTGATAGCGGCGAGTATTTGTCCGGTGCGAGTTACAGCAGTCAAAATTTGTACGTTCCACCACCAACAAGACAACCATTGGAAGATAAAAGTAATCTGGTTCCAAGGGGACGTTCAAGAGGTCCTTTAATGGACGTTTCTTTGAGTCAATTGGATTTACCAGCTACACCAACAGTAGATCCACCTAgaccaccaccaccaagaCCTGAAG attattacAGTTCCCGGAGGCAGATGTACGATGAGGACTCTATTACACAACGAACGAAACAGCCAAT GCCGGATCCACGATTCATTACCTTCCAAAAGGAAGGTTCGGTAGGGGTACGATTGTGCGGAGGAAATGAAACTGGCGTTTTTGTAACAGCGGTTCAAGCTGGAAGTCCGGCCTCTCTTCAAGGTCTTCAACCGggtgataaaattttaaag GTAAATGACATGGACATGAAAGGTGTAACCAGAGAGGAAGCGGTATTGTTTCTTCTTAGTCTTCAAGAACAAATCGATCTGATCGTACAGCATCGACGTCAGGAATACGATCAAATAGTTGCATCCGGTAGAGGTGATTCGTTTCACATCAA gACACATTTTCATTATGAACAACCTGAAAAGGGAGAAATGAGTTTTCGCAGTGGTGACGTCTTTCACGTGGTAGACACTCTTCATAATGGAGTCGTAGGTTCTTGGCAGGTATTTCGAATTGGAAGAAACAATCAAGAAGTACAGAAAGGTATTATTCCAAACAAAGCGCGCGCCGAGGAACTTGCTACTGCACAATTCAATGCCACGAAGAAGGAATTAAGCGCTAGCGAGAGCAGAGGTAGTTTCTttaggagaagaagaagtagtcaTAGACGTTCAAAATCTCTGGGAAGG GATCATTGGGACGATGTGGTATTCTCCGACAGTGTCAGTAAATTTCCAGCTTACGAACGAGTCATTCTACGACATCCTGGTTTTGTTAGACCAGTCGTACTTTTTGGCCCTGTCGCTGATCTTGGTAGGGAAAAATTACTTAAGGATTTTCCCGACAAATTTACTTCCCCAC AAATGGAAAGTCAAATGGAAGACAgcggtaataaaaatactaaatcATCGGGTATAATCCGTTTGAGTGCCATCAGAGAAGTAATGGATAGAGGAAAACATGCTCTTCTAGATATTACTCCGAATGCTGTAGATCGATTAAATTATGCCCAGTTTTATCCTAttgtgatatttttaaaagctgAAACAAAACAAGTTATTAAAGAAATGAGAGCAGGTATTCCCAA ATCAGCGCACAAAAGTAGCAAAAAACTTTTAGAACAATGTCAGAAATTGGATAAAATTTGGGGACATATATTTAGCGCTGTTATCACACTTACAACTCCTGAAGCTTGGTATCGAAAACTTAGAGAACTGATAGATCGTCAGCAGCAGGGATCTTTATGGATGAGCCAAACAAAG CCGGAAGAAGCCCTCTCGGATGATTTCCTATTCCCGATGACTTCTCGCCTCTCCTACGCTTCCTCTCCGGAGAGTGATCTGGAATTAAGCCCTGCACCAGCGCTTCCTGGGACATTGGGTCCACCTATACGCTTGAAAAGTAGTTCAGATCCAAGTATTGCTACTCAAGATGATACAACCGCACCTCCTCCATATTCTACAAATTATCAA caatcTTTTGAACAACATAAAAGAAGATCACAAGGAGGTGCTGGAGATAGCAAATATGGTTTCTCTTTATCGGGACAAACGAGTAATCAATCTGGTTCTCCTGAATATCTCGGTACTTCATTCGAACCTAGATCTCCACATCATAGTCCTCCGGATCTACCACCAcggatcgatcgaaatattaaaCCAACAAATCAAACAACACGGGGAACGGTACGTTCTACGCAAGAAAGGCTCATTAATAAAACTGATTCTGTTTTGGACGttggaaattatataaatgcatcGCCTCATAAAGTAAATGCTACGTCATCTCTTGAAAGGACACAAACAAAAACG ggaAGTTACGATAGTATGTCTTCATAtgattcatataataataatactaatggAAATTCAAGTTATGCTGGTGTTAATCTGAATACATCGACCAATCGTTTAGGCCCGAATGTACCTGATGACTTAAAAAGTAGTGGCATGTCAGCTAGAGCCCATGACCCATACAGATTTACAAGATCTACAGCTCAACCTGTAGCTACACAAGAACCTCAAGCTACTAGAACAGATTATGCCAAATATAg GACCACAGACTATAAACCAATATCAATTCCACAAAATAAGCCAGGAGGATCATACAAACCCATACCACCGCCAAAGCCCAAGAATTACAGGCCACCCCAAACAACTTTAGTAGGAGATGAAAATAGtggaaataatagtaataatgggAACAATGGAAATAATGGAAACAATGCTTATCAGCACACGAAAAGTTATTCTATTGCCACTTCACACGTGCATAATGGA GTAGAAAATAATAGCAACGTTAGACGCAACAACAgtcagtattattataatattccaCCTCCCACTCgtcataatgaaaataaccaAGTAAATTCGCATCATAATCACAGCCACATAACTCCGCCAATACATAGTCATAGCCTGAGTCATACTCATCCACACTCTAGTCCTCCTGTGacttctcattctcattcaaATAGTGCTGGTCAAATAAATCTCAGTTCCACGCATAATCGAAACAACATTAATCATAATGGTTTCAATCATAATAACAGTCATGGAAGTGGAAGCCAAACTTATGCTTCTGGTAATTCTACTCACAATAGAGAACCTAATGGTTTAGATTTAGCTGGAAGCAGGGAGCAAAGAGGTAGTGCCTTTGAACTTTATCGGAAACCGGtacatcattataatattag ACATGACCTACAAAGTACCTGA
- the LOC124956855 gene encoding tight junction protein ZO-2 isoform X5, with protein sequence MKIFGKLFRNKRRRREISKRKRKVMTKKKIVGKTYNGLHHFPNDDFLFGDSKRISKRARRKRTSGDRGWEIHQVTVTRVPGYGFGIAVSGGRDNPHFTNGDPAIAISDVLKAGPAEGKLQVNDRIISANGVSLEGADYGAAVRVLRDSGSTVLLVVKRRASSNSSTCQGNSAPQTHRLTLTRNNKKDDFGIVLGCRLYVKEVTRENIGVKPGDILTRISGIAADNMSLKEARKLMDQCKDRLSIVITRDSSCCHVQQQVKTDSGEYLSGASYSSQNLYVPPPTRQPLEDKSNLVPRGRSRGPLMDVSLSQLDLPATPTVDPPRPPPPRPEDYYSSRRQMYDEDSITQRTKQPMPDPRFITFQKEGSVGVRLCGGNETGVFVTAVQAGSPASLQGLQPGDKILKVNDMDMKGVTREEAVLFLLSLQEQIDLIVQHRRQEYDQIVASGRGDSFHIKTHFHYEQPEKGEMSFRSGDVFHVVDTLHNGVVGSWQVFRIGRNNQEVQKGIIPNKARAEELATAQFNATKKELSASESRGSFFRRRRSSHRRSKSLGRDHWDDVVFSDSVSKFPAYERVILRHPGFVRPVVLFGPVADLGREKLLKDFPDKFTSPQMESQMEDSGNKNTKSSGIIRLSAIREVMDRGKHALLDITPNAVDRLNYAQFYPIVIFLKAETKQVIKEMRAGIPKSAHKSSKKLLEQCQKLDKIWGHIFSAVITLTTPEAWYRKLRELIDRQQQGSLWMSQTKPEEALSDDFLFPMTSRLSYASSPESDLELSPAPALPGTLGPPIRLKSSSDPSIATQDDTTAPPPYSTNYQQSFEQHKRRSQGGAGDSKYGFSLSGQTSNQSGSPEYLGTSFEPRSPHHSPPDLPPRIDRNIKPTNQTTRGTVRSTQERLINKTDSVLDVGNYINASPHKVNATSSLERTQTKTGSYDSPNVPDDLKSSGMSARAHDPYRFTRSTAQPVATQEPQATRTDYAKYSRTTDYKPISIPQNKPGGSYKPIPPPKPKNYRPPQTTLVGDENSGNNSNNGNNGNNGNNAYQHTKSYSIATSHVHNGVENNSNVRRNNSQYYYNIPPPTRHNENNQVNSHHNHSHITPPIHSHSLSHTHPHSSPPVTSHSHSNSAGQINLSSTHNRNNINHNGFNHNNSHGSGSQTYASGNSTHNREPNGLDLAGSREQRGSAFELYRKPVHHYNIRHDLQST encoded by the exons ATGAAAATTTTTGGCAAATTGTTTCGAAACAAAAGGAGACGACGTGAGATatccaagagaaagagaaaagttatgacgaagaaaaaaattgttgggAAAACGTACAACGGATTGCACCATTTTCCCAatgatgattttttatttggcGACAGTAAAAGGATCTCAAAACGAGCTCGACGGAAACGCACG agcGGAGATAGAGGATGGGAGATACATCAGGTCACCGTTACCAGAGTACCAGGATATGGTTTTGGTATCGCGGTATCTGGTGGTCGTGATAATCCACATTTTACCAATGGTGACCCAGCTATTGCAATCTCCGACGTTTTGAAGGCCGGACCTGCGGAAGGAAAGTTGCA GGTAAACGATCGCATCATTTCCGCAAACGGAGTATCGTTAGAAGGTGCCGATTATGGAGCAGCTGTCCGAGTTCTTCGGGACTCTGGATCGACCGTTTTATTGGTCGTTAAACGGAGAGCTTCGTCGAACTCATCAACTTGCCAAGGCAATTCTGCTCCGCAAACTCATCGACTTACGCTCAcgcgaaataataaaaaagatg ATTTTGGAATTGTATTGGGTTGTCGATTGTACGTAAAAGAAGTTACGCGAGAAAATATTGGAGTTAAACCTGGCGATATATTAACGCGAATAAGCGGTATTGCCGCTGATAATATGAGTCTAAAGGAAGCAAGAAAGTTAATGGATCAATGTAAGGATCGTTTGTCCATCGTTATTACCAGAGATTCTTCGTGTTGTCATGTCCAACAACAAGTTAAAACTGATAGCGGCGAGTATTTGTCCGGTGCGAGTTACAGCAGTCAAAATTTGTACGTTCCACCACCAACAAGACAACCATTGGAAGATAAAAGTAATCTGGTTCCAAGGGGACGTTCAAGAGGTCCTTTAATGGACGTTTCTTTGAGTCAATTGGATTTACCAGCTACACCAACAGTAGATCCACCTAgaccaccaccaccaagaCCTGAAG attattacAGTTCCCGGAGGCAGATGTACGATGAGGACTCTATTACACAACGAACGAAACAGCCAAT GCCGGATCCACGATTCATTACCTTCCAAAAGGAAGGTTCGGTAGGGGTACGATTGTGCGGAGGAAATGAAACTGGCGTTTTTGTAACAGCGGTTCAAGCTGGAAGTCCGGCCTCTCTTCAAGGTCTTCAACCGggtgataaaattttaaag GTAAATGACATGGACATGAAAGGTGTAACCAGAGAGGAAGCGGTATTGTTTCTTCTTAGTCTTCAAGAACAAATCGATCTGATCGTACAGCATCGACGTCAGGAATACGATCAAATAGTTGCATCCGGTAGAGGTGATTCGTTTCACATCAA gACACATTTTCATTATGAACAACCTGAAAAGGGAGAAATGAGTTTTCGCAGTGGTGACGTCTTTCACGTGGTAGACACTCTTCATAATGGAGTCGTAGGTTCTTGGCAGGTATTTCGAATTGGAAGAAACAATCAAGAAGTACAGAAAGGTATTATTCCAAACAAAGCGCGCGCCGAGGAACTTGCTACTGCACAATTCAATGCCACGAAGAAGGAATTAAGCGCTAGCGAGAGCAGAGGTAGTTTCTttaggagaagaagaagtagtcaTAGACGTTCAAAATCTCTGGGAAGG GATCATTGGGACGATGTGGTATTCTCCGACAGTGTCAGTAAATTTCCAGCTTACGAACGAGTCATTCTACGACATCCTGGTTTTGTTAGACCAGTCGTACTTTTTGGCCCTGTCGCTGATCTTGGTAGGGAAAAATTACTTAAGGATTTTCCCGACAAATTTACTTCCCCAC AAATGGAAAGTCAAATGGAAGACAgcggtaataaaaatactaaatcATCGGGTATAATCCGTTTGAGTGCCATCAGAGAAGTAATGGATAGAGGAAAACATGCTCTTCTAGATATTACTCCGAATGCTGTAGATCGATTAAATTATGCCCAGTTTTATCCTAttgtgatatttttaaaagctgAAACAAAACAAGTTATTAAAGAAATGAGAGCAGGTATTCCCAA ATCAGCGCACAAAAGTAGCAAAAAACTTTTAGAACAATGTCAGAAATTGGATAAAATTTGGGGACATATATTTAGCGCTGTTATCACACTTACAACTCCTGAAGCTTGGTATCGAAAACTTAGAGAACTGATAGATCGTCAGCAGCAGGGATCTTTATGGATGAGCCAAACAAAG CCGGAAGAAGCCCTCTCGGATGATTTCCTATTCCCGATGACTTCTCGCCTCTCCTACGCTTCCTCTCCGGAGAGTGATCTGGAATTAAGCCCTGCACCAGCGCTTCCTGGGACATTGGGTCCACCTATACGCTTGAAAAGTAGTTCAGATCCAAGTATTGCTACTCAAGATGATACAACCGCACCTCCTCCATATTCTACAAATTATCAA caatcTTTTGAACAACATAAAAGAAGATCACAAGGAGGTGCTGGAGATAGCAAATATGGTTTCTCTTTATCGGGACAAACGAGTAATCAATCTGGTTCTCCTGAATATCTCGGTACTTCATTCGAACCTAGATCTCCACATCATAGTCCTCCGGATCTACCACCAcggatcgatcgaaatattaaaCCAACAAATCAAACAACACGGGGAACGGTACGTTCTACGCAAGAAAGGCTCATTAATAAAACTGATTCTGTTTTGGACGttggaaattatataaatgcatcGCCTCATAAAGTAAATGCTACGTCATCTCTTGAAAGGACACAAACAAAAACG ggaAGTTACGATA GCCCGAATGTACCTGATGACTTAAAAAGTAGTGGCATGTCAGCTAGAGCCCATGACCCATACAGATTTACAAGATCTACAGCTCAACCTGTAGCTACACAAGAACCTCAAGCTACTAGAACAGATTATGCCAAATATAg CAGGACCACAGACTATAAACCAATATCAATTCCACAAAATAAGCCAGGAGGATCATACAAACCCATACCACCGCCAAAGCCCAAGAATTACAGGCCACCCCAAACAACTTTAGTAGGAGATGAAAATAGtggaaataatagtaataatgggAACAATGGAAATAATGGAAACAATGCTTATCAGCACACGAAAAGTTATTCTATTGCCACTTCACACGTGCATAATGGA GTAGAAAATAATAGCAACGTTAGACGCAACAACAgtcagtattattataatattccaCCTCCCACTCgtcataatgaaaataaccaAGTAAATTCGCATCATAATCACAGCCACATAACTCCGCCAATACATAGTCATAGCCTGAGTCATACTCATCCACACTCTAGTCCTCCTGTGacttctcattctcattcaaATAGTGCTGGTCAAATAAATCTCAGTTCCACGCATAATCGAAACAACATTAATCATAATGGTTTCAATCATAATAACAGTCATGGAAGTGGAAGCCAAACTTATGCTTCTGGTAATTCTACTCACAATAGAGAACCTAATGGTTTAGATTTAGCTGGAAGCAGGGAGCAAAGAGGTAGTGCCTTTGAACTTTATCGGAAACCGGtacatcattataatattag ACATGACCTACAAAGTACCTGA
- the LOC124956855 gene encoding tight junction protein ZO-2 isoform X1 gives MKIFGKLFRNKRRRREISKRKRKVMTKKKIVGKTYNGLHHFPNDDFLFGDSKRISKRARRKRTSGDRGWEIHQVTVTRVPGYGFGIAVSGGRDNPHFTNGDPAIAISDVLKAGPAEGKLQVNDRIISANGVSLEGADYGAAVRVLRDSGSTVLLVVKRRASSNSSTCQGNSAPQTHRLTLTRNNKKDDFGIVLGCRLYVKEVTRENIGVKPGDILTRISGIAADNMSLKEARKLMDQCKDRLSIVITRDSSCCHVQQQVKTDSGEYLSGASYSSQNLYVPPPTRQPLEDKSNLVPRGRSRGPLMDVSLSQLDLPATPTVDPPRPPPPRPEDYYSSRRQMYDEDSITQRTKQPMPDPRFITFQKEGSVGVRLCGGNETGVFVTAVQAGSPASLQGLQPGDKILKVNDMDMKGVTREEAVLFLLSLQEQIDLIVQHRRQEYDQIVASGRGDSFHIKTHFHYEQPEKGEMSFRSGDVFHVVDTLHNGVVGSWQVFRIGRNNQEVQKGIIPNKARAEELATAQFNATKKELSASESRGSFFRRRRSSHRRSKSLGRDHWDDVVFSDSVSKFPAYERVILRHPGFVRPVVLFGPVADLGREKLLKDFPDKFTSPQMESQMEDSGNKNTKSSGIIRLSAIREVMDRGKHALLDITPNAVDRLNYAQFYPIVIFLKAETKQVIKEMRAGIPKSAHKSSKKLLEQCQKLDKIWGHIFSAVITLTTPEAWYRKLRELIDRQQQGSLWMSQTKPEEALSDDFLFPMTSRLSYASSPESDLELSPAPALPGTLGPPIRLKSSSDPSIATQDDTTAPPPYSTNYQQSFEQHKRRSQGGAGDSKYGFSLSGQTSNQSGSPEYLGTSFEPRSPHHSPPDLPPRIDRNIKPTNQTTRGTVRSTQERLINKTDSVLDVGNYINASPHKVNATSSLERTQTKTGSYDSMSSYDSYNNNTNGNSSYAGVNLNTSTNRLGPNVPDDLKSSGMSARAHDPYRFTRSTAQPVATQEPQATRTDYAKYSRTTDYKPISIPQNKPGGSYKPIPPPKPKNYRPPQTTLVGDENSGNNSNNGNNGNNGNNAYQHTKSYSIATSHVHNGVENNSNVRRNNSQYYYNIPPPTRHNENNQVNSHHNHSHITPPIHSHSLSHTHPHSSPPVTSHSHSNSAGQINLSSTHNRNNINHNGFNHNNSHGSGSQTYASGNSTHNREPNGLDLAGSREQRGSAFELYRKPVHHYNIRHDLQST, from the exons ATGAAAATTTTTGGCAAATTGTTTCGAAACAAAAGGAGACGACGTGAGATatccaagagaaagagaaaagttatgacgaagaaaaaaattgttgggAAAACGTACAACGGATTGCACCATTTTCCCAatgatgattttttatttggcGACAGTAAAAGGATCTCAAAACGAGCTCGACGGAAACGCACG agcGGAGATAGAGGATGGGAGATACATCAGGTCACCGTTACCAGAGTACCAGGATATGGTTTTGGTATCGCGGTATCTGGTGGTCGTGATAATCCACATTTTACCAATGGTGACCCAGCTATTGCAATCTCCGACGTTTTGAAGGCCGGACCTGCGGAAGGAAAGTTGCA GGTAAACGATCGCATCATTTCCGCAAACGGAGTATCGTTAGAAGGTGCCGATTATGGAGCAGCTGTCCGAGTTCTTCGGGACTCTGGATCGACCGTTTTATTGGTCGTTAAACGGAGAGCTTCGTCGAACTCATCAACTTGCCAAGGCAATTCTGCTCCGCAAACTCATCGACTTACGCTCAcgcgaaataataaaaaagatg ATTTTGGAATTGTATTGGGTTGTCGATTGTACGTAAAAGAAGTTACGCGAGAAAATATTGGAGTTAAACCTGGCGATATATTAACGCGAATAAGCGGTATTGCCGCTGATAATATGAGTCTAAAGGAAGCAAGAAAGTTAATGGATCAATGTAAGGATCGTTTGTCCATCGTTATTACCAGAGATTCTTCGTGTTGTCATGTCCAACAACAAGTTAAAACTGATAGCGGCGAGTATTTGTCCGGTGCGAGTTACAGCAGTCAAAATTTGTACGTTCCACCACCAACAAGACAACCATTGGAAGATAAAAGTAATCTGGTTCCAAGGGGACGTTCAAGAGGTCCTTTAATGGACGTTTCTTTGAGTCAATTGGATTTACCAGCTACACCAACAGTAGATCCACCTAgaccaccaccaccaagaCCTGAAG attattacAGTTCCCGGAGGCAGATGTACGATGAGGACTCTATTACACAACGAACGAAACAGCCAAT GCCGGATCCACGATTCATTACCTTCCAAAAGGAAGGTTCGGTAGGGGTACGATTGTGCGGAGGAAATGAAACTGGCGTTTTTGTAACAGCGGTTCAAGCTGGAAGTCCGGCCTCTCTTCAAGGTCTTCAACCGggtgataaaattttaaag GTAAATGACATGGACATGAAAGGTGTAACCAGAGAGGAAGCGGTATTGTTTCTTCTTAGTCTTCAAGAACAAATCGATCTGATCGTACAGCATCGACGTCAGGAATACGATCAAATAGTTGCATCCGGTAGAGGTGATTCGTTTCACATCAA gACACATTTTCATTATGAACAACCTGAAAAGGGAGAAATGAGTTTTCGCAGTGGTGACGTCTTTCACGTGGTAGACACTCTTCATAATGGAGTCGTAGGTTCTTGGCAGGTATTTCGAATTGGAAGAAACAATCAAGAAGTACAGAAAGGTATTATTCCAAACAAAGCGCGCGCCGAGGAACTTGCTACTGCACAATTCAATGCCACGAAGAAGGAATTAAGCGCTAGCGAGAGCAGAGGTAGTTTCTttaggagaagaagaagtagtcaTAGACGTTCAAAATCTCTGGGAAGG GATCATTGGGACGATGTGGTATTCTCCGACAGTGTCAGTAAATTTCCAGCTTACGAACGAGTCATTCTACGACATCCTGGTTTTGTTAGACCAGTCGTACTTTTTGGCCCTGTCGCTGATCTTGGTAGGGAAAAATTACTTAAGGATTTTCCCGACAAATTTACTTCCCCAC AAATGGAAAGTCAAATGGAAGACAgcggtaataaaaatactaaatcATCGGGTATAATCCGTTTGAGTGCCATCAGAGAAGTAATGGATAGAGGAAAACATGCTCTTCTAGATATTACTCCGAATGCTGTAGATCGATTAAATTATGCCCAGTTTTATCCTAttgtgatatttttaaaagctgAAACAAAACAAGTTATTAAAGAAATGAGAGCAGGTATTCCCAA ATCAGCGCACAAAAGTAGCAAAAAACTTTTAGAACAATGTCAGAAATTGGATAAAATTTGGGGACATATATTTAGCGCTGTTATCACACTTACAACTCCTGAAGCTTGGTATCGAAAACTTAGAGAACTGATAGATCGTCAGCAGCAGGGATCTTTATGGATGAGCCAAACAAAG CCGGAAGAAGCCCTCTCGGATGATTTCCTATTCCCGATGACTTCTCGCCTCTCCTACGCTTCCTCTCCGGAGAGTGATCTGGAATTAAGCCCTGCACCAGCGCTTCCTGGGACATTGGGTCCACCTATACGCTTGAAAAGTAGTTCAGATCCAAGTATTGCTACTCAAGATGATACAACCGCACCTCCTCCATATTCTACAAATTATCAA caatcTTTTGAACAACATAAAAGAAGATCACAAGGAGGTGCTGGAGATAGCAAATATGGTTTCTCTTTATCGGGACAAACGAGTAATCAATCTGGTTCTCCTGAATATCTCGGTACTTCATTCGAACCTAGATCTCCACATCATAGTCCTCCGGATCTACCACCAcggatcgatcgaaatattaaaCCAACAAATCAAACAACACGGGGAACGGTACGTTCTACGCAAGAAAGGCTCATTAATAAAACTGATTCTGTTTTGGACGttggaaattatataaatgcatcGCCTCATAAAGTAAATGCTACGTCATCTCTTGAAAGGACACAAACAAAAACG ggaAGTTACGATAGTATGTCTTCATAtgattcatataataataatactaatggAAATTCAAGTTATGCTGGTGTTAATCTGAATACATCGACCAATCGTTTAGGCCCGAATGTACCTGATGACTTAAAAAGTAGTGGCATGTCAGCTAGAGCCCATGACCCATACAGATTTACAAGATCTACAGCTCAACCTGTAGCTACACAAGAACCTCAAGCTACTAGAACAGATTATGCCAAATATAg CAGGACCACAGACTATAAACCAATATCAATTCCACAAAATAAGCCAGGAGGATCATACAAACCCATACCACCGCCAAAGCCCAAGAATTACAGGCCACCCCAAACAACTTTAGTAGGAGATGAAAATAGtggaaataatagtaataatgggAACAATGGAAATAATGGAAACAATGCTTATCAGCACACGAAAAGTTATTCTATTGCCACTTCACACGTGCATAATGGA GTAGAAAATAATAGCAACGTTAGACGCAACAACAgtcagtattattataatattccaCCTCCCACTCgtcataatgaaaataaccaAGTAAATTCGCATCATAATCACAGCCACATAACTCCGCCAATACATAGTCATAGCCTGAGTCATACTCATCCACACTCTAGTCCTCCTGTGacttctcattctcattcaaATAGTGCTGGTCAAATAAATCTCAGTTCCACGCATAATCGAAACAACATTAATCATAATGGTTTCAATCATAATAACAGTCATGGAAGTGGAAGCCAAACTTATGCTTCTGGTAATTCTACTCACAATAGAGAACCTAATGGTTTAGATTTAGCTGGAAGCAGGGAGCAAAGAGGTAGTGCCTTTGAACTTTATCGGAAACCGGtacatcattataatattag ACATGACCTACAAAGTACCTGA